A part of Xenopus tropicalis strain Nigerian chromosome 4, UCB_Xtro_10.0, whole genome shotgun sequence genomic DNA contains:
- the tef gene encoding thyrotroph embryonic factor isoform X2, producing MSQTESIKGFLDIPEMLKSLLEYPLPLHGTEKDKSKLDKDDDHDCNSLVASASLMPPIWDKTIPYDGESFHLEYMDLDEFLLENGIPSSPTQLAQALQNPLVPVSELESDSEPASTSAASPLSPSVLLQKSEVKDSDSKAEEDPPSPIDPEKVEIQVNFNPDPSDLLLSTVPGEELFDPRKHRFAEEELKPQPMIKKAKKIYVPEDLKDEKYWTRRNKNNVAAKRSRDARRLKENQITVRAAFLEKENSALRSEVADLRKELSKCRNIISKYEKQFGLFDFSDSE from the exons ATGTCCCAGACTGAGAGCATCAAGGGATTCCTGGATATTCCAGAAATGCTGAAATCTCTGTTAGAGTACCCCCTTCCCCTGCATGGGACAG AGAAAGACAAGAGCAAATTGGACAAGGATGATGATCATGATTGTAACTCTCTGGTGGCCTCTGCATCACTCATGCCCCCTATCTGGGACAAAACCATTCCATACGATGGGGAATCCTTTCACCTTGAGTATATGGATCTAGATGAGTTCTTACTGGAGAATGGAATCCCTTCCAGCCCAACACAGCTTGCTCAAGCCCTTCAGAATCCACTTGTGCCTGTCTCTGAGCTTGAAAGTGACAGTGAACCAGCTTCAACTTCAGCTGCCTCACCACTGTCTCCCTCTGTACTACTGCAGAAATCTGAGGTTAAAG ATTCTGATTCAAAGGCAGAGGAAGACCCTCCAAGCCCTATTGATCCAGAAAAGGTAGAGATACAAGTTAACTTTAACCCTGATCCGTCTGATCTTTTGCTTTCAACTGTGCCTGGTGAGGAACTTTTTGATCCCAGAAAGCATCGGTTTGCAGAAGAGGAGCTGAAGCCTCAACCCATGATCAAGAAAGCCAAGAAAATATATGTTCCAGAAGATTTGAAG GATGAAAAATACTGGACACGACGGAACAAGAACAATGTTGCAGCCAAGCGTTCCCGTGATGCCCGGCGACTCAAAGAAAATCAGATCACTGTTCGGGCAGCCTTCCTGGAAAAAGAAAACTCAGCACTGCGCTCAGAGGTGGCCGACCTCCGCAAAGAGCTGAGCAAATGCAGGAACATCATTTCCAAATACGAAAAGCAATTTGGACTGTT tGACTTCAGCGATTCAGAGTGA
- the tef gene encoding thyrotroph embryonic factor isoform X1 has product MEASSCPSSPVTPSPLLGGSFPIVLRKLLENPPKDFLETRDEKDKSKLDKDDDHDCNSLVASASLMPPIWDKTIPYDGESFHLEYMDLDEFLLENGIPSSPTQLAQALQNPLVPVSELESDSEPASTSAASPLSPSVLLQKSEVKDSDSKAEEDPPSPIDPEKVEIQVNFNPDPSDLLLSTVPGEELFDPRKHRFAEEELKPQPMIKKAKKIYVPEDLKDEKYWTRRNKNNVAAKRSRDARRLKENQITVRAAFLEKENSALRSEVADLRKELSKCRNIISKYEKQFGLL; this is encoded by the exons ATGGAGGCCTCTTCCTGCCCTTCCAGTCCGGTTACTCCATCTCCGCTTCTCGGCGGCTCCTTCCCAATTGTGCTAAGAAAGCTCTTAGAGAACCCGCCCAAGGACTTTCTGGAGACTAGAGATG AGAAAGACAAGAGCAAATTGGACAAGGATGATGATCATGATTGTAACTCTCTGGTGGCCTCTGCATCACTCATGCCCCCTATCTGGGACAAAACCATTCCATACGATGGGGAATCCTTTCACCTTGAGTATATGGATCTAGATGAGTTCTTACTGGAGAATGGAATCCCTTCCAGCCCAACACAGCTTGCTCAAGCCCTTCAGAATCCACTTGTGCCTGTCTCTGAGCTTGAAAGTGACAGTGAACCAGCTTCAACTTCAGCTGCCTCACCACTGTCTCCCTCTGTACTACTGCAGAAATCTGAGGTTAAAG ATTCTGATTCAAAGGCAGAGGAAGACCCTCCAAGCCCTATTGATCCAGAAAAGGTAGAGATACAAGTTAACTTTAACCCTGATCCGTCTGATCTTTTGCTTTCAACTGTGCCTGGTGAGGAACTTTTTGATCCCAGAAAGCATCGGTTTGCAGAAGAGGAGCTGAAGCCTCAACCCATGATCAAGAAAGCCAAGAAAATATATGTTCCAGAAGATTTGAAG GATGAAAAATACTGGACACGACGGAACAAGAACAATGTTGCAGCCAAGCGTTCCCGTGATGCCCGGCGACTCAAAGAAAATCAGATCACTGTTCGGGCAGCCTTCCTGGAAAAAGAAAACTCAGCACTGCGCTCAGAGGTGGCCGACCTCCGCAAAGAGCTGAGCAAATGCAGGAACATCATTTCCAAATACGAAAAGCAATTTGGACTGTTGTAA
- the tef gene encoding thyrotroph embryonic factor, translating to MEASSCPSSPVTPSPLLGGSFPIVLRKLLENPPKDFLETRDEKDKSKLDKDDDHDCNSLVASASLMPPIWDKTIPYDGESFHLEYMDLDEFLLENGIPSSPTQLAQALQNPLVPVSELESDSEPASTSAASPLSPSVLLQKSEVKDSDSKAEEDPPSPIDPEKVEIQVNFNPDPSDLLLSTVPGEELFDPRKHRFAEEELKPQPMIKKAKKIYVPEDLKDEKYWTRRNKNNVAAKRSRDARRLKENQITVRAAFLEKENSALRSEVADLRKELSKCRNIISKYEKQFGLFDFSDSE from the exons ATGGAGGCCTCTTCCTGCCCTTCCAGTCCGGTTACTCCATCTCCGCTTCTCGGCGGCTCCTTCCCAATTGTGCTAAGAAAGCTCTTAGAGAACCCGCCCAAGGACTTTCTGGAGACTAGAGATG AGAAAGACAAGAGCAAATTGGACAAGGATGATGATCATGATTGTAACTCTCTGGTGGCCTCTGCATCACTCATGCCCCCTATCTGGGACAAAACCATTCCATACGATGGGGAATCCTTTCACCTTGAGTATATGGATCTAGATGAGTTCTTACTGGAGAATGGAATCCCTTCCAGCCCAACACAGCTTGCTCAAGCCCTTCAGAATCCACTTGTGCCTGTCTCTGAGCTTGAAAGTGACAGTGAACCAGCTTCAACTTCAGCTGCCTCACCACTGTCTCCCTCTGTACTACTGCAGAAATCTGAGGTTAAAG ATTCTGATTCAAAGGCAGAGGAAGACCCTCCAAGCCCTATTGATCCAGAAAAGGTAGAGATACAAGTTAACTTTAACCCTGATCCGTCTGATCTTTTGCTTTCAACTGTGCCTGGTGAGGAACTTTTTGATCCCAGAAAGCATCGGTTTGCAGAAGAGGAGCTGAAGCCTCAACCCATGATCAAGAAAGCCAAGAAAATATATGTTCCAGAAGATTTGAAG GATGAAAAATACTGGACACGACGGAACAAGAACAATGTTGCAGCCAAGCGTTCCCGTGATGCCCGGCGACTCAAAGAAAATCAGATCACTGTTCGGGCAGCCTTCCTGGAAAAAGAAAACTCAGCACTGCGCTCAGAGGTGGCCGACCTCCGCAAAGAGCTGAGCAAATGCAGGAACATCATTTCCAAATACGAAAAGCAATTTGGACTGTT tGACTTCAGCGATTCAGAGTGA